AACCCGCGCATGCCGCGCACGCACGGGGACTCGTTCTTCCCCGTCAGCCGGTTCCACAAGCTGGTGCCGGTGGACGTGCCGCTGCTGGAGCGCGAGGCCGAGCCGCTGGACGCGGTGGCCCAGAGCATTGGCCAGCACATCGCCGCGCTCATTCCTGACGGGGCCACGCTGCAAACGGGCATTGGAAAGATTCCGGACGCGGTGATGGCGCAGCTGGGCAATCACCACGACCTGGGCGTGCACACGGAGATGTTCTCGGACGGGGTGATGCGGCTGGTGGAGGCGGGCGTCATCACCGGGCGGAAGAAGACGCTGCTCCAGGGCAAGCTCGTCACCTCCTTCATCATGGGCAGCCAGGAGCTCTACGCGTGGGCCCACGAGAACCCGGCCATCGAGATGCGCCCAAGTGACTTCACCAATGATCCGGGGACCATCGCTCGCAATGACCGGATGATCGCCATCAACGGGGCGCTGGCGGTGGACCTGACGGGCCAGGTGGCCTCGGACACGCTGGGTGGGAACTTCTTCTCGGGCATCGGCGGGCAGGTGGACTTCATCCGCGGGGCGCGGCGCAGCCGGGGCGGCAAGCCCATCATCGCCCTGCCCTCCACGGCCAAGGGCGGCAAGGTCAGCCGCATCCAGGCGGCGCTGGAGCCGGGCACGGGCGTGGTGACGAGCCGCGGGGACGTGCACTACGTGGTGACGGAGTTCGGGGTGGCGGACCTGTGGGGGAAGAACATCCGCGAGCGGACGCTGGCGCTCATCGACATCGCCCACCCGGACTTTCGCGGCGAGCTGATGGCGGTGGCCAAGGGGCGGAAGTTCGTGCTGCCGGATCAAGTGGTGCCCCGGGCGCGCTACCCGTGGACGGAGGAGAAGCACGAGCGGACACTCTCGGGCACGGAGCTGGTCATCCGCCCTGCGCGCATCACCGACGAGCGGGCGCTGCAGGAGCTGATGTACAGCCTGTCCAACGACAGCTGCTACCGGCGCTTCATGAGCTACAAGAAGGTGCACCCGCACGAGGAGATGCAGGACCTGGTGAACCTGGACTACGAGCAGAACATGGCGCTGGTGGCCTGCGTGCCGGGGACCGAGGAGATCATCGGCGTGGTGCGCTACGACGTGGAGCCGGCGACGCGGCTGGCGGACGTGGCCTTCGTGGTGCGGGACGACTGGCAGGGCAAGGGCGTGGGGACGCTGCTGATGAGGCGCATCCGCGAGGCCGCCGCGGCGCGGGGGCTCCCGGGCTTCCAGGCGGACGTGCTGGCGACGAACAAGCCCATGCTGGACGTGTTCCACGAGAGCGGGCTCACCGTGCACGCCACCCTGGAGCAGGACACCTACCACGTGAAGATGTTCTTCCCAGAGACGCACCCGCGCGAGCCCGCGCGGCCCGTGGGTCCGGGGTAGGCGCCCAGGTGAGCCTGCGCAGAAATTGCGGCCCGTGGAGGCGTCACCGCAGCCACTGCGCCCTGGCGCCCTGAAGCCCGAGGGAGGTGCCCTGGCACGATTCATGGAGTGAGAGAGGGGGCATGGAGGGTGCAATGCGCAGAATCCTCGTGGCAGTGGATGGCACACAGGCCTCGCGGGAGGCCGCCCGGACGGCGCTGGAGTACGCCAGCGGGATGAGCAGCCGGGTGACCTTCGTCCACGTCCTGCCGGAGCGCGTGGCCGAGGAGGCGGGCGAAGCTCCCGAGTTCGCTGACTTCGAGCGCGCCTGCGAACAGTACGCCGAGGCACTCCTCAAGGAGACGTGCGCCAACACCCAGAGCCGGCACCCAGGAGCCAACACGCTGGTGGCACATGGAGAGCCCGCGGCCGTGCTCAGTGAGTTGGCGGAGGAAGAGGATGTGGTGCTGGTCATCGTCGGCGCGAGGGCGCGAGGCTCGCTGGCGCGCACGCTGCTCGGGAGCGTCTCGGGAGAGCTGATGTGCCGGTGTCCCAAGCCGGTGCTGGTGGTTCCCGAGCGCGCGGCCCTCGGCCTGCTGCCCCGTGTCCCAGGTGAAGAGCCCCCTGTCTGCTGATCCCCGGCCCCGCGCGGGTGTGAAGCGCGTGCTCAGGGACGCCAAGTCAATGCATCGCGCCGTCCGGAGTCCACGTGGGCGAAGACGCCGGCAGTGTGCTCGTGGGCTGAACCGAGGGCACGAGCGGCAGGCGGACCTGGAACATGGAGCCCTGGCCCGGATGGCTGTCCACCTCGATGCGTCCTCCATGCGCCTCGACGATGCGCCGGGCCACGGAGAGCCCCAGGCCCGCGCCCTGCGCGTGCGCGCGTGCACCGTGGGTGCGCTGGAACGGAGCGAAGAGGTGGCGCTGCTCGTCCTCGGAGATGCCGATGCCCTGGTCGGAGACACAGAAGAGGGCTTCCTCGCCCTCGCTCAGCACGGTGACCTCCACGCGCGTACCCGAGGGTGAGTACTTCAAGGCGTTGCTCACGAGGTTGTTGAGCACCTGCTCGATGCGGGCGCCATCGCAGCGCAGGTGCACCGGGGCGTCGGGCAGGGAGAGGATGAGCTCATGGCTCGGCCCGGTGGCCTGGTACAGCTCCACCACGCCGCGAGCCAGCTCGCGGGCATCGCGCTCCTCGAGCTGAAGCTCCAGCTTGCCCGCCTCGATGCGGGTGGCGTCGAGCAAGTCCCCCACCATGCGGTCCAGGCGCGCCACCTGCCGGCGCATCAGGGCGAGCATCTTCTGGAGACGCTCGGGCGAGGCATCGGCCCGGCCCGGGTCGGCGAGGGCAGTGGACATCTTCAACGCGGAGAGCGGGTTGCGCAGATCATGGGCCACACCGGCCAGGAAGGTGAGCTGATCCTCCTGCTGCCGGGAGAGCGAGGAGGCCATCTCATTGAAGGTGCGGGCCATCTCGCGCAGCTCCGCGGGCCCTGTCTCGGGGGCTCGCGTGCGCTTGTGCCCCGAGCCGAAGCGGCGCATGGCGCGGCTGATCTGGATGACCGGAACGAGCACGGAGCGCCGGACCCAGAAGAGGACCACGGCCATCACCGCGAGCAACAGCACCGCGAGCGTGATGCCCCAGACGCTGACCCACTCGTCCCAGCGGTTGGCCTTCGCCTGCGCTACGCGGGCCTCCTGCACGTTGAAGTCGACGAGCTGCTCCAGAAGGGACAGCGCTTCATCGAGCCGGGGTGCCACCTTGCCTGCCACCTGTGTGGGAGCCACTCCTTGGGTCTCTTCACGGGCGGCCAGGTAGGCGCTCACCTTCTCGTCAATCTCCTGGAGCATCGCCCGCTCCTCGGTCGTGACGGCCAGAGGTCTCATCTCGGCGAGCAGCGTTTGGAGCCGCGCTTCGCTGACGGCGAGCGGCCCGGGCGGAGCCTCCAGGCCAGGGGAGAGCCGCACCTCGGCCTGACGGGAGTGGGTGAGCAGCTCCACCTCCAGTTCCTCCGCGAGACGGACCTCGTCAATGGAGGAGCTGAGGTGAGAAGTCACCTGATGCAGGTACCCGGTGAGGACGATGAGCGAGCCAACGGCCGCCAGCACGAGCACTCCCAGCACGGTGAGGATGGCGGTCAGGACGGCCTTGATACTCATGGGGTGGGTCGCTCCCCTCCTGAGTACGGAACAGGCGCGCGGCAGGAATTCCTTTCACGCGCCTGTCCGGAGAGGGAGCGAGGGGCTCAGCGCCCGAAGCCACCCAGCGCCGTGCGGCTGAAGCTGGCCGCGCCCTGGCTGACGCGGACGGCCGACTGGCTGAACACCTGGAACGCCTGGCGGATCTCCTGCGCGCTCTGGCCGGGCGTGAGGATCCACTTGTCGTCGATGCCCATGTCCTTGAAGACCTTGCGGAAGTCCGTGGAGCCGTCGCTGATGCCCATGGCCGCGACGATGTGGTTCTCCGCGCGCTGCAGGTCCTTCACGAGCGCGGCCACCTCCTTGGCCCGGGCGTTCTGCGAGTGGCAGTCCCCACCGTCGGTGATGATGAGGGTGACGGTGCGGGCGGACACGCCGTTGCGTGTGAACTCCTGGGACTTGGCCAGCACCGTGCCCAGCAGCACCACGGTCTGGTCATAGAGCGGCGTGCCGAGGCTCGGGTTGTAGTTCTTGTCGTGCATCCGCACGACGTCCTCGAGCGGCCGGTACGGGTTGAGCACGAAGCCGTTGAGGTAGCGCGTGTGGAACAGCACGGTGTCGCTCTGCTTGCTGGCCAGGAGCGCATCGAGCACCTGGTTGTGCCCGTCGCACACGAGCCGGGCGTTGTTGGCGTGCTGGATGCTGCCGGAGTCATCCGGCATCACGGTGACGAGGACCACTTCGCTGGCCTGGACGTCGTCCACGCTGACGCCGAGGCCGGCCTGGATCTGCGCCCCGAGGTCCACCACCGTGAGGGCCTGGAGGCCCGCAGGGCTGAGGACGCCCTCCGCGTGCGCATTCTGGAACAGCTGCGAGACCTGGGTGCCATTGCTGGTGCTCATGACAGTTCTCCTGAAGTTCTTCGGGTCAGTGCTCGCGCATCAGCCGATGCGCAGGTCGGGCCAGCTGGCCAGCGGGTCGGTGCTCTTCACCAGGTGCATGCCCGCGTCGGCGAAGCGCTTGAGGGCGGCCTCGGCCTGCGGGGTGAAGTCGGCGGCGAAGCCCCCCTTGCCATCGGGCACCGTCACGGCCGACATGCAGTCGGTGAGCAGGTACACCTTGCGAGCGAGCGCGGCGTCCTGGGCGACGATCTCGCTGAGCAAGTCGTCGATGGAGCTCTTCACGCAGTGGCTGGCGGCCTGGCCGGCGATGACGACGGCGTCGGCGGTGAGCAGCGTCTTGAGGAACTGGGTGTTGCGCTGGGCGAGCGGCTGGCCGTCGTGGCGGCTGAGCACCTCGGGGCGCAGCACCGAGTAGTTCTCCGTGAGCGGGTTGCCGCCCTTCACCTCGCACCACGACTGGGCGCCGCGGGCGAAGGCGTGGAAGAGGCGAGCCTCCTGCACGACACCGGCCAGGGCGTGCCCGTCGCCGCCGAGCAGGCAGTGCGGGGGCCACAGGTAGAGGGTGTACTTGCCGGCGCGCTCGAGCTCCTCGCAGTAGTACTTCACCTGCTTGAGGAGCCAGGGGTAGTTGCCGCCGCAGAGCCACTTGGCGACGGCGGGGTTGGGGCGCACCTGGCCGCGCTCGATCTGCTCGCGGGTCACCTCGCGGTACGGGGTGAGCGGCTGGTCGTTCTGGTCCACCCAGAACGAAGGGAAGAAGATCTGGTAGGCGAAGTGCGTGTCGAGCGTGGTGGTGACGTTCGTCAGGGCGCCGAGGTTCTTGTAGACGAACTCGGCGATGCGGCGGCTGTCTTCGATGGCGCCCTTGCCGCTGCGGCCGGCCACGTAGAGCGAGCCCTCGGGGAAGCAGAAGTCCTTCTGCACGTCGATGAGGAGCAGGTGCAGGTTGAACTTGTCCGTGGCCGAGGGAGCCAGGTCATGCGCCGCGCGCCACGTGGCGGCCTCCACCTGGATCTTTCCGGCGTTGGGGCCGTAGCCGTACGAGCCTGCGTTGTCCGGCCGGTAGAACGACGGAAGCGGAAGCTCCTTCACCTGGGTCTTCATGGCCTTCTCCTCTCTGGGCCGCCTCGTTGCGACCCCCTTCGTGTATCGACAACACCAACATAGTGTCCGAGTTACACCATGTCAAGGCGATCGGATCCGTTTCCTGGGTGGACCCAGGCAAGGGCTTGGTTTTGCTGGGGAATACGGAGACTGGCGGAGGACTACGTGCGAGACGCCCTAGGGGGAAATAACGGCCCTCACATCCCGCTGGGTGCTCCAAGAACTCGTTCCACCCAATCACGAGTCTCACCGGTCTCTCGCATGAGAGCGTTGAAGGCTCCTGCACGAATCAACTCGACCAACCGCTCGTCTCGCCCGATGAACTGGGGGATCTCCCAGGGGAAGGTGAGAGCAACCTCGCCCTCCTTCCGAAACCCTGGGATGGCGCAGAGCGCCTCCAAGTAGCGCGCGTAGGTGTCAAAGAAGCGGTCCACACTCGAGGCAATCGGCAGCGCCGAGGGCACCTCATAGGTGTCTACCTCGACGACGGGCTGGCACCCCTGGGAGTCAGCCAGCGATGGGACCGTGGCGTAGGAATAGGCCATCCCCGGCGTGCCCCCGAAAGCGAAGAGCTTCAGCGACAACGGTTTGAGCCGCCCCTCGCTCCACTGCACATTGTCCCTGATCAGCTCATTGCCGTTGTCATCACACCGGGCCAAGACGACCCCAGCAACGTCCGTGGCAAAGGAGGCCTGCCCCCATCGCGAGTAGACAGCTGAGAGCATTGGATCGAGTGGATGCCCCTGGATGAGCATTCCCGGTTGGGGAGGAGCATGCCCAGGTGGTTCTGTCAGCACCGTGAGACCCAGACGCTGGCATGTGGTCATCAGCCGCTCGAGACCCGGTAGCTCCATGGTCGTCACGCATCATCCTCCCTAGGGTGAGCCTCTGAGAAACAGCCGCTCCACCTCCTTGAGCGCTGCTGTCTCAGCCTCCCCCAGCGTCCTGGTCACTCCCAGCGGGTCCCTTATCTGGTCGTACCAAGGAGAAAACTGAGCATCAATGGCCCTGGCCGCATCACGCACCTCTTGGGCCGTTGGCTCGGGCCGCAGTTGCCGAAAACGGTCCCATGCTCGGTTGATGTGCTCGTGTACCTTGTACTGAACCAAGGCGAGATTCTCTGCGGCATTCACGTTCTCATCTGGAAACAGATGGGCGTGTTCCAACTGACGCCGATGGTGGATCGGGTAGTCCCTGCCGCCTTTCTCGATGATGTCCTTCAATTCAGGGCGCAGGCTCTTATAGGAACTGCGGGCTTCAGCTCGGATTCTCCGTTTGGCGCTTTCATCCAGGCGTGTGTGGGCGAGTTGCTCAATGCGCTCCATCAGCCCTCGCAGAGACGCCCTCTCCTCGGCCGTGAGGGCGCGTTCGCCCTCCAGCTGCACCTTGGCCCACAGCCACTCGAACTCCCGCTTCTTGTCCCCAGGCAAGCGCAACAGCGCGGTTCGCAGCCAACCCGTCGCCGCCTCGCCGCCACGTACCAGCGCCCGGCGCATGGCGGACCCAGCCCAGCGGGCCAAGTAGCCGCCCCCCTTCAGCAGCACACCCCCGGCGTACCAGAGCGCCAGCTCTTCAGTTCCGCGACGGGCCGCCCACTCAGCGCCCTCGCGGACTTCGTAACGCCATCTCCAGAGGATGGACTCATGCATCGCCCGGTATTCGGCGACGAAGGCGGCATTGATCTCCGGTGCTAGCGGCGGGCGCTCCACTCTCGCGGACTCCACCCAGCCCACAGCCTCGGACTCCTGAGCTCGGTGGAGCAGCCTCAGACGCACGATGACGGTGCGAGGTCCCATCCCCAAGGTGAACGGAAGGAGAACTTGCACCGCCTGCGAGGCCACCAGCGAAGAGATGGGCCGCAGCCGCCCTCCTCCACGCTCAACCTGAAAGAGGCGCGGGCGCCAGCCCTCGATATGGCCGTCTTCCAGGTGCACCTCGACTTCGGCCCAGGCCTCACCCTCCGCAGGCACCTCCATGGAGGCCAGCAGCTTGTGCAACTGCTCGGTGCTGTCACGCACCAGCTCTGCTGGGAACTCCCTCAGCAGTACCGGCAGCACACGCGCCTCGGGGGGACGTCGCTCAGCGGAGACCGCGTACCCCACCGCCCATTGCGTCTGCTCCCGCCGAAGAGTGAGGGTGGTCTGCCCGGTGTGGCGCTGGGAGTATTCGGAAAATACGGTGGCCAGCGTGTCGCGTGTTTTCTCATCATCCAGCGGAGCGGCGGCAGGCCCATTCAGCCCTTGTGCCGAGAAGTCCGTCAGCGAGAGCGCCCCACGCTCGTTCCAGAAGGTAAAGGAGAGGCGCACACCTTGCGCGTAGGGAGTCTTGGACACGGCACTTATCTGCGCTGCGAGCAGAGCGGCTTCCGACTCGGCGGCTTGCTCCAGTTCCTGCATGCGCTCTCCGGGAGGGAGACTTGTGCCGGCGGTTCCTCCGCCTCCCAGTTCACCCGGCGTTGCACATCCAGTGGCCGCCAACGTGAGCCACCCGACCAGCAGGCATAAAGCGCACCGCCGCAAGGCCCCCCACACGTTCGCCGCCACTCAGCACCTCCTTGGGTCTTCCGCGGGCACATCGACGAGTGAAGATGCCCCGTTGGCGCTGAAGTCTTAGCTCAGGCCATGCGCAGGCCGGAGATGTCC
The Hyalangium minutum DNA segment above includes these coding regions:
- a CDS encoding HAMP domain-containing histidine kinase — protein: MSIKAVLTAILTVLGVLVLAAVGSLIVLTGYLHQVTSHLSSSIDEVRLAEELEVELLTHSRQAEVRLSPGLEAPPGPLAVSEARLQTLLAEMRPLAVTTEERAMLQEIDEKVSAYLAAREETQGVAPTQVAGKVAPRLDEALSLLEQLVDFNVQEARVAQAKANRWDEWVSVWGITLAVLLLAVMAVVLFWVRRSVLVPVIQISRAMRRFGSGHKRTRAPETGPAELREMARTFNEMASSLSRQQEDQLTFLAGVAHDLRNPLSALKMSTALADPGRADASPERLQKMLALMRRQVARLDRMVGDLLDATRIEAGKLELQLEERDARELARGVVELYQATGPSHELILSLPDAPVHLRCDGARIEQVLNNLVSNALKYSPSGTRVEVTVLSEGEEALFCVSDQGIGISEDEQRHLFAPFQRTHGARAHAQGAGLGLSVARRIVEAHGGRIEVDSHPGQGSMFQVRLPLVPSVQPTSTLPASSPTWTPDGAMH
- a CDS encoding GNAT family N-acetyltransferase; its protein translation is MLDWRARYADKVVTAEEAIRSMAPGRRILIGSGAAEPVTLVKAMVEQGTHLADNEVVHLLTLGPAPYVEPEHSDRFRHIAFFIGSNVRKAVQEGRADFMPVFLSEIPELIRSRRVRVDVAMIQVSPPDAHGYVSLGVSVDIVRSAVDSATLIIAEVNPRMPRTHGDSFFPVSRFHKLVPVDVPLLEREAEPLDAVAQSIGQHIAALIPDGATLQTGIGKIPDAVMAQLGNHHDLGVHTEMFSDGVMRLVEAGVITGRKKTLLQGKLVTSFIMGSQELYAWAHENPAIEMRPSDFTNDPGTIARNDRMIAINGALAVDLTGQVASDTLGGNFFSGIGGQVDFIRGARRSRGGKPIIALPSTAKGGKVSRIQAALEPGTGVVTSRGDVHYVVTEFGVADLWGKNIRERTLALIDIAHPDFRGELMAVAKGRKFVLPDQVVPRARYPWTEEKHERTLSGTELVIRPARITDERALQELMYSLSNDSCYRRFMSYKKVHPHEEMQDLVNLDYEQNMALVACVPGTEEIIGVVRYDVEPATRLADVAFVVRDDWQGKGVGTLLMRRIREAAAARGLPGFQADVLATNKPMLDVFHESGLTVHATLEQDTYHVKMFFPETHPREPARPVGPG
- a CDS encoding universal stress protein, producing MRRILVAVDGTQASREAARTALEYASGMSSRVTFVHVLPERVAEEAGEAPEFADFERACEQYAEALLKETCANTQSRHPGANTLVAHGEPAAVLSELAEEEDVVLVIVGARARGSLARTLLGSVSGELMCRCPKPVLVVPERAALGLLPRVPGEEPPVC
- a CDS encoding nicotinamidase, producing the protein MKTQVKELPLPSFYRPDNAGSYGYGPNAGKIQVEAATWRAAHDLAPSATDKFNLHLLLIDVQKDFCFPEGSLYVAGRSGKGAIEDSRRIAEFVYKNLGALTNVTTTLDTHFAYQIFFPSFWVDQNDQPLTPYREVTREQIERGQVRPNPAVAKWLCGGNYPWLLKQVKYYCEELERAGKYTLYLWPPHCLLGGDGHALAGVVQEARLFHAFARGAQSWCEVKGGNPLTENYSVLRPEVLSRHDGQPLAQRNTQFLKTLLTADAVVIAGQAASHCVKSSIDDLLSEIVAQDAALARKVYLLTDCMSAVTVPDGKGGFAADFTPQAEAALKRFADAGMHLVKSTDPLASWPDLRIG